A region from the Mycoplasmopsis phocirhinis genome encodes:
- a CDS encoding alpha/beta fold hydrolase, with the protein MNEFTIKSSIDNTLLVCYDFAPHTTQPQIIVQLCHGMMEHILRYKEFAQFLSDEKIKVVGMDNRGHGKTGLKSKTLGHIDNKDGARKLINDMHDLYLYWHRKFPKAKYVIFGHSMGSLILRNYLILYSKNLTAAIICGTTSLAGIKEKLGLYIVQKLVNTEGANEYNKFINNLAFKKVNKKIKNPKTNFDWLSSDLNQVNQFIEDKLCGFLCSNSFYLDLIRLVINMSNHKYKKVLNTDLKMFFVAGKLDPIGNYAKGVIKSAKYYQSANIKDVKIKIYDQMRHEILNEKDKNIVFADIKNYLLNLIN; encoded by the coding sequence ATGAATGAATTTACAATCAAATCATCAATAGATAATACATTATTAGTATGTTATGATTTTGCTCCCCATACTACTCAACCTCAAATTATTGTTCAGTTATGTCACGGCATGATGGAGCATATATTGCGTTATAAAGAGTTTGCTCAATTTTTAAGCGATGAAAAAATCAAGGTTGTAGGAATGGATAATCGAGGTCATGGTAAAACAGGTCTTAAATCTAAAACACTAGGCCACATTGACAATAAAGACGGTGCTCGCAAATTAATAAACGATATGCATGATTTATATTTGTATTGACATCGTAAATTTCCCAAAGCTAAATATGTAATTTTTGGTCATAGCATGGGTTCGTTAATTTTGCGAAACTATTTAATTTTGTACTCAAAAAATTTAACCGCTGCAATTATATGTGGCACTACTAGTTTAGCTGGTATAAAAGAAAAATTAGGTTTATATATAGTTCAAAAATTAGTTAATACCGAAGGAGCAAATGAATACAATAAATTTATTAATAATTTAGCTTTTAAAAAAGTCAATAAAAAAATTAAAAACCCTAAAACCAATTTTGATTGATTAAGTAGTGATTTAAACCAAGTTAATCAATTTATTGAAGACAAATTGTGTGGATTTTTATGTTCTAATAGTTTTTATTTAGATTTAATTCGTTTAGTAATCAATATGAGTAATCATAAATATAAAAAAGTACTAAATACTGATTTAAAAATGTTTTTTGTCGCTGGAAAATTAGATCCAATAGGCAATTATGCTAAAGGTGTAATTAAAAGTGCAAAATATTACCAAAGCGCCAATATTAAAGATGTCAAAATTAAAATTTATGATCAAATGCGCCATGAAATACTGAACGAAAAAGATAAAAATATAGTTTTTGCTGATATTAAAAATTACTTATTAAACCTTATAAATTAA
- a CDS encoding replication-associated recombination protein A — protein sequence MNNLANQLRPQNLDDIIGQKNNIKLLKQIVANNLHTSFIFYGEAGTGKTSCALALANELGLKHAVFNASIHTKTELIECLKNNNIVIIDEIHRLNKNLQDILLSYLEFDKIIIYATTTENPYFRINPAVRSRMQILQFRKLDEDEILFGIKNVVNKNYPNLKICEQNLKLLVKYSSGDYRFCLNNLQMLAILNNNEEIDEQAIKTLIPNVNFYSDMNADAHYNNLSAFHKSMRGSDVDASLYYAALILKSGDYQGLFRRITAIAYEDIGLADPNISLRVEAALNAVERLGFPEANLAIYYLVIYIALSPKSSSTYQAMNKVQNFIEQGNIYDVPSILRERAYASAAKLGHGVGYKYPHNYPNSWVKQTYLPKKIANVKFFAPTKNDAKKIIEYHEIIQKWKEQK from the coding sequence ATGAATAATCTTGCAAACCAATTAAGACCACAAAATTTAGATGATATTATCGGACAAAAAAATAATATCAAATTACTTAAGCAAATAGTTGCTAACAATTTACACACTAGTTTTATATTTTATGGTGAAGCAGGAACGGGTAAAACATCATGTGCGCTGGCTTTAGCAAATGAGTTAGGACTTAAACATGCAGTATTTAACGCTAGTATTCATACTAAAACTGAATTAATTGAATGTCTAAAAAATAATAATATCGTTATTATTGATGAAATTCATCGTCTAAATAAAAATTTACAAGATATTCTTTTATCATATTTAGAATTTGACAAAATTATTATTTATGCCACAACTACTGAAAACCCGTATTTTAGAATTAATCCCGCTGTTCGTAGTAGAATGCAAATTTTACAATTTCGCAAACTTGATGAAGATGAAATTTTGTTTGGGATTAAAAATGTAGTTAATAAAAATTATCCTAATTTAAAAATATGTGAGCAAAATTTAAAGCTTTTAGTCAAATATTCTTCTGGCGATTATCGATTTTGTTTAAATAACTTACAAATGCTAGCGATTCTTAATAACAATGAAGAAATAGACGAGCAAGCAATTAAAACTTTAATTCCTAATGTTAATTTTTATTCAGATATGAACGCCGACGCACATTACAATAATTTGTCAGCTTTTCATAAATCAATGCGTGGTTCTGATGTTGATGCATCTTTATATTATGCGGCTTTAATCTTAAAAAGTGGCGATTATCAAGGTTTATTTAGACGAATAACCGCCATTGCGTATGAAGATATTGGTTTAGCTGATCCTAATATTTCTTTGCGTGTTGAAGCTGCGTTAAATGCGGTTGAAAGATTAGGTTTTCCCGAAGCTAATTTAGCAATTTATTATTTAGTTATTTATATTGCGCTTTCACCCAAAAGTTCATCGACATATCAGGCAATGAATAAAGTTCAAAATTTTATTGAACAAGGAAACATTTATGATGTTCCTAGTATTTTACGTGAACGTGCTTATGCTTCAGCTGCTAAATTAGGTCATGGTGTTGGTTATAAATATCCACATAATTATCCTAATTCGTGAGTAAAACAAACATATTTACCTAAAAAAATTGCAAATGTTAAATTTTTTGCTCCAACAAAAAATGACGCAAAAAAAATTATTGAATATCACGAAATAATTCAAAAATGAAAGGAACAAAAATAA
- a CDS encoding phenylalanine--tRNA ligase subunit alpha — protein MKGTKIMKINFEQINSYEELKIARSKIYSKDGEIFKLQAQLKSAPVEQKKIIGQQINELKTYYENEFKLVEKRLEELKIQNLVNSSYIDVSEPLFWSATLHPITIVENRLRDWFIQNGYFESSAGEIVSDYYNFEKLNIPKDHPARAMQDSLYLNPTTLLRTHNTGISALELEKNANQTMNNFAIGKVYRNDEDDATHSHQFTQLDFVSVGNVSFANLIWTLKSLLSYVFEQQVELRLRPSFFPFTEPSVEVDIFYKGRWIEVLGAGMLHPNVMSLAGYDTKKFNAFAAGIGIERLAMIKYEIKDIREFYNNDLRTLKQFNGQ, from the coding sequence ATGAAAGGAACAAAAATAATGAAAATTAACTTTGAACAAATAAATTCATACGAAGAATTAAAAATTGCCCGGAGCAAAATTTATTCAAAAGATGGTGAAATTTTTAAATTACAAGCACAATTAAAATCTGCTCCAGTGGAGCAAAAAAAAATAATTGGTCAACAAATTAACGAATTAAAAACTTATTATGAGAATGAGTTTAAATTAGTTGAAAAACGCCTTGAAGAATTAAAGATTCAAAATTTAGTAAATTCCTCATATATTGATGTTAGCGAACCTTTATTTTGAAGTGCAACATTACACCCAATTACAATTGTAGAAAATAGATTGCGTGATTGATTTATTCAAAATGGTTATTTTGAATCTAGTGCTGGTGAAATTGTTTCAGATTACTATAATTTTGAAAAACTTAATATTCCTAAAGATCACCCGGCCCGAGCAATGCAAGATTCATTATATTTAAATCCTACGACTCTGTTGAGAACTCATAATACCGGCATAAGTGCGTTAGAATTAGAAAAAAATGCTAACCAAACAATGAATAATTTTGCGATTGGTAAAGTTTATCGTAATGACGAAGATGATGCAACGCATTCACATCAATTTACACAATTAGACTTTGTAAGTGTAGGTAATGTTAGTTTTGCTAATTTAATTTGAACTTTAAAATCTTTACTTTCTTATGTTTTTGAACAGCAAGTAGAATTGAGATTGCGTCCAAGTTTTTTTCCTTTCACTGAACCAAGTGTTGAAGTAGATATTTTTTATAAGGGTCGCTGAATTGAAGTTTTAGGAGCTGGAATGCTACATCCAAATGTAATGAGTTTAGCCGGTTATGACACAAAAAAATTCAACGCTTTTGCTGCAGGTATTGGAATTGAAAGATTGGCTATGATTAAATACGAAATTAAAGATATTCGTGAATTCTATAACAATGATTTAAGAACTCTTAAACAATTTAATGGCCAATAA
- a CDS encoding uracil-DNA glycosylase — MANKFLTFLQNEKQKNYFIELEQKLKNEQQFYSIYPNDTLRYRALEFFEPEETKLIILGQDPYYLANQADGLAFSTQLNKCPRSLANMIKELLKDYPQSVVETYSLNSWAKQGVLLLNTVLSVREKQPNSHQNLGWSQFILNLIKFVYLNNQNTLIALWGNQALKFIQPLIEQQIIKPQNMIVCSHPSPLSYARGKVSFKDFNFYKKVNQRLTIPIDFSLRKDDNDYYIKRIK; from the coding sequence ATGGCCAATAAATTTTTAACTTTTTTGCAAAACGAAAAACAAAAAAATTATTTTATAGAATTAGAGCAAAAACTTAAAAACGAACAACAATTTTACTCAATTTACCCCAATGATACACTGCGTTATAGAGCTTTAGAATTTTTTGAACCTGAAGAGACTAAATTAATAATTTTAGGTCAAGATCCTTATTATTTAGCCAATCAAGCTGATGGTTTAGCTTTTAGCACTCAACTTAATAAATGTCCACGCAGTTTAGCAAATATGATTAAAGAATTGTTAAAAGATTACCCACAAAGTGTCGTTGAAACTTATAGTTTAAATTCGTGAGCCAAACAAGGAGTGCTATTATTGAATACAGTTTTAAGCGTGCGTGAAAAACAACCTAATTCGCACCAAAATTTAGGTTGGTCGCAATTTATTTTAAATTTAATTAAATTTGTTTATTTAAATAATCAAAACACTTTGATTGCTTTATGAGGTAATCAAGCACTTAAATTCATTCAACCTTTAATTGAGCAACAAATAATTAAACCACAAAATATGATTGTTTGTTCACACCCTTCACCACTTTCATATGCTCGTGGTAAAGTAAGTTTTAAAGACTTTAATTTTTATAAAAAAGTTAATCAACGATTGACAATACCAATTGATTTTAGTTTAAGAAAGGACGATAATGATTATTACATTAAAAGAATTAAATAA
- a CDS encoding phenylalanine--tRNA ligase subunit beta yields the protein MIITLKELNKFLPNINLDLSVEKAINNLGYEVETITPFSKVKGVKFAKVINVYANQNSQNLTVVELELDKGQKITIQTTAKNAKIGAYTTAFVEGSTNGEIVYGVKKMAGIESQGMLASFAELGFDVTKLPFNEQDLIMLDHLPLDVDPVQYFNLDDYIIDISTPANRSDANSYFVLARELAAYYNTEFKWFDWDNKKIKQKFKARISSKKNEQKALALMELQHKNSKTSLLDMLFLAKHGVDAKGIWAIDVSNLTLLYTGAPTHAYDRNKISSRLCAQIYSGEVEILGNKKMQVKNVLSIQDGKNVISLAALMGAQNSAVSENTNLIAFEIGAFDHKLIRHGAKEIKMETSSSIQAGRIINTQMVRFGMKYLQYKAFIDKNQFSNIVGLPAVKKGVSVLQNRKKLAIYANCEIGELKKFNHVENQLLAIGFKIDKNRIIAPNYRHDIEHYEDIIEEYFRFYGYDNFKAIAPNLSQFKVTKRDISKSLLVATGYSEVRTFTLENEQNNWLNPFNFQSTISLETFVSKEREQIRNSIITSMLQVVEFNFKRKIENINIFEKGMINYNQYSLGLISNTKTFNQIKQDIINYLKINSLTFVPFDDNEYINPNLSAKIMFNEQMIGWIGKIHPRYSNLDVWVAEFKEITNEDKIVFQPYNPNPLKTLDITFELNKNVSINQNILDIKNNFAIFEIQKIDEYHTQTSKKITLRITADSETIDLINQKYN from the coding sequence ATGATTATTACATTAAAAGAATTAAATAAATTTTTGCCAAATATTAATTTAGATTTAAGTGTTGAAAAAGCTATCAATAATTTAGGCTATGAAGTAGAAACAATAACTCCATTTAGTAAAGTTAAGGGAGTTAAATTTGCTAAAGTTATCAATGTTTATGCTAATCAAAACTCGCAAAATTTAACTGTTGTTGAATTAGAATTAGATAAAGGTCAAAAAATTACCATACAAACTACAGCTAAAAACGCAAAAATAGGTGCTTATACCACGGCATTTGTTGAAGGTTCAACTAATGGAGAAATTGTGTATGGTGTTAAAAAAATGGCAGGTATTGAATCACAAGGAATGTTGGCTAGTTTTGCAGAATTAGGTTTTGATGTAACTAAATTGCCTTTTAACGAACAAGATTTAATAATGCTAGATCATTTACCTTTAGATGTTGACCCCGTGCAATATTTTAATTTAGATGATTATATTATTGATATTAGTACACCGGCTAATCGTTCTGATGCCAATTCCTATTTTGTTTTAGCTAGAGAATTAGCTGCTTACTATAATACTGAATTTAAATGGTTTGATTGAGATAATAAAAAAATTAAGCAAAAATTTAAAGCCCGTATTAGTTCGAAAAAAAACGAGCAAAAAGCTTTAGCTCTTATGGAGTTACAACATAAAAATAGTAAAACCTCACTTTTAGATATGCTGTTTTTAGCTAAACATGGCGTTGATGCTAAAGGTATATGAGCAATAGATGTTAGCAATTTAACATTGTTATATACAGGCGCTCCTACTCACGCATATGATCGCAATAAAATTTCTTCACGTCTATGTGCACAAATTTATTCAGGTGAAGTTGAAATATTAGGTAATAAAAAAATGCAAGTTAAAAATGTTTTAAGCATCCAAGATGGCAAAAATGTTATTTCTTTAGCTGCTCTAATGGGTGCTCAAAATTCTGCTGTTAGTGAGAACACTAACTTAATTGCCTTTGAAATTGGTGCTTTTGATCATAAATTAATTCGCCACGGCGCTAAAGAAATCAAAATGGAAACGAGTTCAAGTATTCAAGCGGGACGTATAATTAATACACAAATGGTGCGCTTTGGAATGAAATATTTACAATATAAAGCATTCATTGATAAAAATCAATTTAGTAATATTGTTGGCTTGCCGGCCGTTAAAAAAGGTGTTTCAGTTTTGCAAAATCGCAAAAAATTAGCAATTTATGCTAATTGTGAGATTGGTGAGCTTAAAAAATTTAACCATGTTGAAAACCAATTATTAGCAATCGGTTTTAAAATTGATAAAAATCGTATCATAGCCCCAAATTATCGTCACGATATTGAACATTATGAAGATATTATTGAAGAATATTTTAGATTTTATGGATATGATAATTTTAAAGCAATAGCTCCTAATTTAAGCCAATTTAAAGTTACTAAACGTGATATATCAAAATCTTTATTAGTGGCAACGGGTTATAGTGAAGTGCGCACTTTTACTCTTGAAAATGAGCAAAACAACTGATTGAATCCTTTTAATTTTCAATCAACAATTAGTTTAGAAACTTTTGTATCTAAAGAACGCGAACAAATAAGAAATTCAATTATAACTTCAATGTTACAAGTGGTAGAATTTAATTTTAAACGCAAAATTGAAAATATAAATATTTTTGAAAAAGGAATGATTAATTACAATCAATATTCACTTGGTTTAATTTCAAATACTAAAACATTTAACCAAATTAAACAAGACATAATAAATTATTTAAAAATAAATTCTTTAACATTTGTTCCTTTTGATGATAATGAATATATTAATCCCAATCTTTCGGCAAAAATTATGTTTAATGAACAAATGATAGGCTGAATTGGCAAAATCCATCCTCGTTATTCAAATTTAGATGTGTGAGTAGCAGAATTTAAAGAAATAACTAATGAAGATAAAATTGTATTTCAACCCTACAACCCCAATCCACTTAAAACACTAGATATTACATTTGAATTGAATAAAAATGTATCAATAAATCAAAATATTTTAGATATCAAAAATAATTTTGCCATTTTTGAAATTCAAAAAATAGATGAATATCATACGCAAACCAGCAAAAAAATTACTTTAAGAATTACAGCGGATAGCGAAACTATTGATTTAATCAACCAAAAATATAATTAG
- the glyA gene encoding serine hydroxymethyltransferase, which translates to MYKFIELNDKEIEKAINNEVKRQNEHIELIASENYVSEDVLKATGSVLTNKYGEGYPSKRYYGGCENVDIIEQLAIDRLKKLFGVKYANVQPYSGSVANAAALASLAKPGDKIMGLSLNSGGHLTHGYKISFSGIFYESISYEVGEDGVLDYETIKNLAIKEKPAVIICGYSAYSRIVDFKKFREIADAAGAKLLADIAHISGLIIAGVHPSPVPYADIITSTTHKTLRGARGAIIMTNDEQIAKKIDRWVFPGYQGGPLFHAIAGKAVAFGEALKPQFQIYGQNIVKNARIFSEWFSSRGIKIVSGKTENHLFTINVHQSYGLTGKEAEKLLGLFNITVNKNTIPNDTLSPMVSSGIRIGVAAMTSRNFTKWEELASIIDFILKNHTTITQNEEMFNLYKNKILNLTKQFPIITKY; encoded by the coding sequence ATGTATAAATTTATTGAATTAAATGATAAAGAAATTGAAAAAGCCATTAATAATGAAGTCAAAAGACAAAACGAACATATTGAATTAATAGCATCGGAAAATTATGTTTCTGAAGATGTTTTAAAAGCAACTGGGAGTGTATTAACAAACAAATATGGTGAAGGTTATCCCTCTAAACGCTACTATGGTGGTTGTGAAAATGTAGATATTATTGAACAATTAGCAATAGATAGATTGAAAAAATTGTTTGGAGTCAAATACGCTAATGTTCAACCTTACTCGGGTTCTGTAGCTAATGCAGCTGCACTTGCTTCACTAGCTAAACCCGGTGATAAAATTATGGGACTTTCGCTTAATTCCGGTGGTCATTTAACGCATGGCTATAAAATTAGTTTTAGTGGCATTTTTTATGAATCTATTTCTTACGAAGTGGGCGAAGATGGCGTTTTAGATTATGAAACAATTAAAAATTTAGCAATTAAAGAAAAACCAGCTGTAATAATTTGTGGTTATTCGGCTTATTCAAGAATTGTAGATTTTAAAAAATTTCGCGAAATCGCTGATGCTGCTGGTGCTAAACTACTTGCTGATATTGCTCACATTTCCGGATTAATTATTGCCGGCGTTCATCCTTCGCCAGTTCCTTATGCTGATATTATAACTTCAACCACGCATAAAACCTTGCGTGGTGCCCGGGGAGCTATTATAATGACAAATGATGAACAAATTGCTAAAAAAATAGATCGTTGAGTATTTCCTGGTTATCAAGGCGGCCCACTATTTCATGCAATTGCGGGCAAAGCTGTCGCTTTTGGTGAAGCCTTAAAACCACAATTTCAAATTTATGGACAAAATATAGTAAAAAATGCTCGTATATTTAGTGAATGATTTAGCTCGCGCGGAATTAAAATAGTTTCAGGTAAAACTGAAAACCATTTATTTACAATTAATGTTCATCAAAGTTATGGCTTAACTGGAAAAGAGGCTGAAAAATTATTAGGTTTATTTAATATTACCGTTAATAAAAACACAATACCTAATGATACATTAAGCCCTATGGTTTCATCAGGAATTAGAATTGGTGTGGCTGCGATGACCTCGCGTAATTTTACTAAATGAGAAGAATTAGCTTCAATTATAGATTTTATTTTGAAAAATCATACAACTATAACACAAAATGAAGAAATGTTTAATCTTTATAAAAATAAAATATTAAATTTAACAAAACAATTTCCTATTATTACTAAATACTAG